A genomic region of Nerophis lumbriciformis linkage group LG28, RoL_Nlum_v2.1, whole genome shotgun sequence contains the following coding sequences:
- the sla2a gene encoding src-like-adapter 2 — MGICCSRCRSKLPVLENPPDSVSPPPEERLTVSLYDFPSFDGANLIMTVGERLTVISEDGGVMMVRSMTTNRESYIPTNYTANVTHGWFFTGLSRHKAEELLMRPQNQNGSFLVRASETKADCFSLSIRWQSSTGLSGRVKHYLIAHLRNGRVYVSPKCSFSSVKQLVEHYSESADGLCCRLREPCFIQGSDVPGGTRLVVPADNRTPTQWKDISRSVTVKRTTNWSDKAVVSEGVREAISSYLQMTDCNNDGWDT; from the exons ATGGGGATTTGCTGCTCCAGGTGCAGATCCAAACTGCCAGTCTTGGAGAACCCACCAGACTCGGTGTCACCAC CCCCTGAAGAGAGATTGACTGTTTCGCTCTACGACTTCCCCTCGTTTGATGGCGCCAACCTGATCATGACCGTCGGGGAGAGACTGACCGTCATATCAGA GGATGGCGGCGTGATGATGGTGAGGTCAATGACGACTAACAGAGAGAGTTACATTCCCACCAACTACACCGCCAACGTGACACATGG GTGGTTCTTCACAGGCCTCAGCAGACACAAAGCAGAAGAACTTCTCATGCGGCCACAAAACCAGAATGGAAGCTTCTTGGTGCGAGCGTCAGAAACAAAAGCAG ATTGTTTTTCGCTGTCTATCCGCTGGCAAAGCAGCACTGGCTTGTCAGGCCGCGTGAAGCACTACCTCATTGCTCATCTGCGTAACGGCCGGGTTTACGTGTCACCAAAGTGCTCCTTCTCCTCTGTGAAACAGCTGGTGGAACACTATTCCG AATCGGCGGATGGACTTTGCTGTCGGCTAAGAGAGCCTTGCTTCATTCAGGGTTCAGACGTCCCAGGGGGGACCAGGCTCGTCGTCCCCGCAGATAACAGGACGCCAACACAATGGAAGGACATCAGCAG ATCCGTGACAGTGAAAAGGACGACAAACTGGTCAGACAAGGCGGTGGTGAGCGAGGGTGTGAGGGAGGCCATCAGCTCCTACCTCCAAATGACAGACTGCAACAATGACGGCTGGGACACTTGA